One Hevea brasiliensis isolate MT/VB/25A 57/8 chromosome 5, ASM3005281v1, whole genome shotgun sequence genomic region harbors:
- the LOC110651236 gene encoding 60S ribosomal protein L7-2 has product MVEETKTAAFVPESVLKKQKRNEEWALLKNQELKIKKEKNAENRKIIFKRAEQYGKEYKEKERELIRLKREAKLKGGFYVEPEAKLLFIIRIRGINAMDPKTRKILQLLRLRQIFNGVFLKVNKATMNMLHRVEPYVTYGYPNLKSVRELIYKRGYGKLNKQRIALTDNSIIEQALGNFGIICMEDLIHEIMTVGSHFKEANNFLWPFKLSAPSGGLKKKRNHYVEGGDAGNREDYINELIRRMN; this is encoded by the exons ATGGTTGAAGAAACTAAGACAGCAGCTTTTGTCCCTGAATCTGTGTTAAAGAAACAGAAGAGAAATGAGGAATGGGCTTTGTTGAAGAACCAAGAACTgaagataaagaaggaaaaaaatgCTGAAAATAGAAAGATAATCTTCAAGAGGGCTGAGCAATATGGCAAAGAATACAAAGAAAAA GAAAGAGAGTTGATAAGATTGAAAAGAGAGGCCAAACTGAAAGGAGGTTTTTATGTTGAACCAGAGGCCAAACTACTTTTCATCATTCGTATCCGTGG CATCAATGCAATGGATCCAAAGACGAGAAAAATTTTGCAGCTTCTGCGTCTGAGGCAG ATTTTTAATGGTGTGTTTCTCAAAGTGAACAAGGCAACCATGAACATGCTGCATAGGGTTGAGCCATATGTGACTTACGG ATATCCTAATCTCAAAAGTGTGCGGGAGTTGATCTATAAGAGGGGTTATGGAAAGCTGAACAAGCAAAGGATTGCTCTCACTGATAATTCCATCATTGAACAG GCCTTGGGAAATTTTGGAATTATTTGCATGGAAGATTTGATTCATGAGATCATGACTGTGGGATCTCATTTCAAAGAGGCAAATAATTTTCTCTGGCCATTTAAGCTGAGTGCTCCATCTGGAggtttgaagaagaaaagaaaccattatgtggagggtggtgaTGCTGGAAATCGCGAGGATTACATTAATGAGCTCATTAGGAGGATGAATTAG
- the LOC110654642 gene encoding F-actin-capping protein subunit alpha isoform X2: MAEEEYPDVELSDKQKKEIAKWFLLNSPAGEIQYVAKDLRSVLNDERIYNEAAQEAFPLYNKSHIICLEFPDRSGDVLITSYNELDKNEYLDPRTAQVATVNHVKQVCTEVRPAADEELPSPYIEDFRCTLDAEILKYVGEAYPKGICSVYCVNGKDVEGPGSNFELVVVISAVKNSPKNFCNGSWRSVWNIEFKDDMQMLAIRGKIQVDAHYFEEGNVQLDAKNECRDETMFQESYSNLPDTTFKDLRRKLPVTRTLFPWHNTLQFSLTRDIQKELGIGK, encoded by the exons ATGGCAGAAGAGGAATATCCTGACGTGGAGCTCAGCGACAAGCAAAAGAAAGAGATCGCTAAATGGTTCCTCCTCAACTCTCCCGCCGGTGAAATCCAATACGTCGCTAAAG ATTTGAGATCGGTTTTGAATGATGAGAGAATATATAATGAGGCGGCTCAAGAGGCATTCCCTCTCTACAACAAATCTCATATTATTTGCCTCGAATTCCCCGACAGAAGCGGAGAT GTGTTGATTACATCTTATAATGAGCTTGATAAGAATGAGTATCTTGATCCTAGAACTGCCCAAGTGGCTACAGTTAACCATGTTAAGCAA GTTTGTACAGAGGTGAGACCTGCAGCTGATGAGGAACTTCCATCGCCTTATATAGAGGACTTTCG GTGTACTCTAGATGCCGAAATACTAAAATATGTTGGTGAAGCTTATCCAAAGGGAATCTGTTCTGTGTACTGTGTTAACGGAAAAGATGTGGAGGGACCAGGATCTAATTTTGAGCTTGTTGTGGTGATTTCTGCTGTTAAAAATAGCCCAAAGAATTTCTG CAATGGAAGCTGGCGCTCAGTATGGAACATTGAGTTTAAGGATGATATGCAAATGCTGGCAATAAGAGGCAAGATACAG GTTGATGCCCATTATTTTGAAGAAGGAAATGTTCAGTTGGACGCCAAAAATGAATGCAGAGATGAAACAATGTTTCAG GAATCCTACTCGAATCTGCCTGATACCACTTTCAAG GATTTGCGGAGGAAACTCCCGGTTACTCGCACCTTGTTCCCATGGCATAACACTTTACAATTCAGTCTGACAAGAGATATCCAGAAGGAACTTGGAATTGGAAAATGA
- the LOC110654642 gene encoding F-actin-capping protein subunit alpha isoform X1 → MAEEEYPDVELSDKQKKEIAKWFLLNSPAGEIQYVAKDLRSVLNDERIYNEAAQEAFPLYNKSHIICLEFPDRSGDVLITSYNELDKNEYLDPRTAQVATVNHVKQVCTEVRPAADEELPSPYIEDFRCTLDAEILKYVGEAYPKGICSVYCVNGKDVEGPGSNFELVVVISAVKNSPKNFCNGSWRSVWNIEFKDDMQMLAIRGKIQVDAHYFEEGNVQLDAKNECRDETMFQAPDDCALSITNTIRHHEAEYLASLEESYSNLPDTTFKDLRRKLPVTRTLFPWHNTLQFSLTRDIQKELGIGK, encoded by the exons ATGGCAGAAGAGGAATATCCTGACGTGGAGCTCAGCGACAAGCAAAAGAAAGAGATCGCTAAATGGTTCCTCCTCAACTCTCCCGCCGGTGAAATCCAATACGTCGCTAAAG ATTTGAGATCGGTTTTGAATGATGAGAGAATATATAATGAGGCGGCTCAAGAGGCATTCCCTCTCTACAACAAATCTCATATTATTTGCCTCGAATTCCCCGACAGAAGCGGAGAT GTGTTGATTACATCTTATAATGAGCTTGATAAGAATGAGTATCTTGATCCTAGAACTGCCCAAGTGGCTACAGTTAACCATGTTAAGCAA GTTTGTACAGAGGTGAGACCTGCAGCTGATGAGGAACTTCCATCGCCTTATATAGAGGACTTTCG GTGTACTCTAGATGCCGAAATACTAAAATATGTTGGTGAAGCTTATCCAAAGGGAATCTGTTCTGTGTACTGTGTTAACGGAAAAGATGTGGAGGGACCAGGATCTAATTTTGAGCTTGTTGTGGTGATTTCTGCTGTTAAAAATAGCCCAAAGAATTTCTG CAATGGAAGCTGGCGCTCAGTATGGAACATTGAGTTTAAGGATGATATGCAAATGCTGGCAATAAGAGGCAAGATACAG GTTGATGCCCATTATTTTGAAGAAGGAAATGTTCAGTTGGACGCCAAAAATGAATGCAGAGATGAAACAATGTTTCAG GCCCCAGATGATTGTGCATTGTCCATAACCAACACTATACGCCACCATGAAGCAGAGTACCTAGCATCTCTTGAG GAATCCTACTCGAATCTGCCTGATACCACTTTCAAG GATTTGCGGAGGAAACTCCCGGTTACTCGCACCTTGTTCCCATGGCATAACACTTTACAATTCAGTCTGACAAGAGATATCCAGAAGGAACTTGGAATTGGAAAATGA